Proteins found in one Geomonas subterranea genomic segment:
- a CDS encoding glyceraldehyde-3-phosphate dehydrogenase, producing the protein MKIEKQEAYLKEWQGHEELAERMLPIIGHLYRDNNIVTTVYGRSLVNSPTIEILKAHRFARLILDGELTVQETFPVLEALAKLDLAPARIDLGRLAVRYEAVKDKVSIDDFVASELASVNTGRTPLLDEPQDIVLYGFGRIGRLLARILVEKSGSGEKLRLRAAVVRKAGPDDLVKRASLLRRDSVHGPFNGIITIDEEENAIIANGNMIRIIYSDAPENVDYTEYGIHNAIVIDNTGKWRDREGLGRHLKAPGVSQVLLTAPGKGDIPNVVAGINNELIVAQETIFSAASCTTNAIVPVLKAVSDKFGIVSGHVETCHSYTNDQNLIDNYHKADRRGRSAPLNMVITETGAAKAVAKVLPELTGKLTGNAIRVPTPNVSLAILNLQLNTETDVETLNSYLRAISLDSPLQNQIDYTNSPDVVSSDFVGSRHAGVVDSLATIVQGNRCVLYVWYDNEFGYSCQVVRMVQKMAGLELPALPV; encoded by the coding sequence CCCGATCATCGGCCATCTTTACCGCGACAACAACATCGTCACCACGGTGTACGGCCGCTCGCTGGTAAACAGCCCGACCATCGAGATCCTCAAGGCGCATCGTTTCGCTCGTCTGATCCTCGACGGCGAGCTGACCGTCCAGGAGACGTTCCCGGTCCTGGAAGCCCTCGCCAAGCTGGACCTGGCACCGGCACGCATCGACCTGGGGAGGCTCGCGGTCCGCTATGAGGCCGTCAAGGACAAGGTCTCCATCGACGACTTCGTCGCCAGCGAGCTCGCCTCGGTCAACACCGGCCGCACGCCGCTGCTCGACGAGCCGCAGGACATCGTGCTTTACGGTTTCGGCCGCATCGGCCGCCTGCTCGCCCGCATCCTGGTCGAGAAGTCCGGCAGCGGCGAGAAGCTCCGTCTGCGCGCCGCCGTGGTGCGCAAGGCCGGCCCGGACGACCTGGTCAAGAGGGCGAGCCTCCTGCGCCGTGACTCCGTGCACGGTCCCTTCAACGGCATCATCACCATCGACGAGGAAGAAAACGCGATCATCGCCAACGGCAACATGATCCGCATCATCTACTCCGACGCCCCCGAAAACGTCGACTACACCGAGTACGGCATCCATAACGCCATCGTCATCGACAACACCGGCAAGTGGCGCGACCGCGAAGGGCTCGGCCGTCACCTGAAGGCGCCGGGCGTCTCCCAGGTGCTCCTCACTGCACCGGGCAAGGGGGACATCCCCAACGTCGTCGCCGGCATCAACAACGAGCTGATCGTGGCGCAGGAGACCATCTTCTCCGCGGCGAGCTGCACCACCAATGCCATCGTTCCGGTGCTGAAGGCGGTCAGCGACAAGTTCGGCATCGTGAGCGGCCACGTCGAGACCTGCCACTCCTACACCAACGATCAGAACCTGATCGACAACTACCACAAGGCCGACCGCCGCGGGCGGAGCGCCCCGCTCAACATGGTCATCACCGAGACCGGCGCCGCCAAGGCCGTGGCCAAGGTGCTTCCGGAGCTGACGGGCAAGCTGACCGGCAACGCCATCCGCGTGCCGACCCCGAACGTCTCGCTGGCGATCCTCAACCTGCAGCTCAACACCGAGACCGACGTGGAGACGCTGAACAGCTACCTGCGCGCCATCTCGCTCGATTCGCCGCTGCAGAACCAGATCGACTACACCAACTCCCCGGATGTCGTCTCCAGCGACTTCGTCGGCTCGCGCCATGCCGGCGTGGTCGATTCCCTGGCCACCATCGTCCAGGGGAACCGCTGCGTGCTCTACGTCTGGTACGACAACGAGTTCGGCTACAGCTGCCAGGTGGTGCGCATGGTCCAGAAGATGGCGGGCCTGGAACTTCCGGCGCTGCCGGTCTAG
- a CDS encoding AsmA family protein has translation MKVDSGTTLIPQGPVRILAYIAAGVFCVCLLAFVLLHAYLATPLPARQISRLVSSSLQQEFTVRRVSLSGRTVVLDGVRLRNPKGFAGPDVAAAETVVIKPQWLALLRGKRRFDLIAIDGGNINLLKNDAGAWNFSDLQRRLAARKPVQPPPETVIGKLLVRKGALTVQGEGVRGVDLKLYNLTSGGSRNAQVELAFEDAAANRYQLQGTARPGAEAAVDLTLSAPVLSLRRVATLLKLKNPAALEKARGSLTVNGVLARGELRSSGSFRFTDVSLPAAGGTYPVAGTLQFNGFYSLTEDRADLNEATLDIEKVAQLHAEGSLSGIRKERRFALLFGVDQVDLALLNVLLPEEARRGVLLGGSFVANRCGWRVPQREAWRAPPASCC, from the coding sequence ATGAAAGTCGACAGTGGCACAACTTTAATCCCGCAAGGCCCGGTCCGGATCCTGGCGTATATCGCCGCCGGGGTGTTCTGCGTCTGCCTGCTCGCGTTCGTCCTCCTGCACGCCTATCTCGCCACACCGCTCCCCGCCCGACAGATCTCCCGCCTGGTCAGCTCGTCCTTGCAGCAGGAATTCACCGTGCGGCGTGTTTCCTTGTCGGGGCGCACGGTGGTGCTGGACGGGGTCAGGCTGCGCAACCCCAAAGGTTTCGCGGGACCCGATGTGGCCGCCGCGGAGACCGTGGTCATCAAGCCGCAGTGGCTGGCGTTATTGCGGGGGAAGCGGCGCTTCGACCTCATCGCCATCGACGGCGGCAACATCAACCTTCTAAAAAATGACGCGGGCGCCTGGAATTTCAGCGACCTGCAGCGCAGGCTCGCAGCCAGGAAACCGGTGCAGCCTCCCCCGGAGACGGTGATCGGCAAACTCCTGGTGCGCAAAGGGGCGCTGACGGTGCAGGGTGAGGGGGTGCGCGGCGTCGACCTCAAGCTTTACAACCTTACCAGCGGAGGGTCGCGCAACGCCCAGGTGGAGCTCGCCTTCGAGGACGCGGCGGCCAACCGTTACCAGTTACAAGGGACCGCACGGCCCGGCGCCGAGGCCGCGGTGGACCTCACCCTGAGTGCCCCGGTCCTGTCGCTGCGGAGGGTCGCCACCCTGCTGAAGCTGAAGAACCCGGCGGCGCTGGAAAAGGCGCGGGGCTCTCTCACCGTCAACGGGGTGCTGGCCAGGGGGGAACTGCGCAGCTCAGGCTCCTTCCGGTTCACAGACGTATCGTTGCCGGCCGCCGGGGGAACCTATCCCGTCGCCGGGACGCTGCAGTTCAACGGCTTTTACAGCCTTACCGAGGACCGGGCGGACCTGAACGAGGCGACGCTCGACATCGAAAAGGTGGCTCAGCTGCATGCGGAAGGGAGCCTGAGCGGGATCAGGAAGGAGCGGCGCTTCGCCCTCCTGTTCGGGGTGGACCAGGTAGACCTTGCCCTTCTGAACGTCCTGCTGCCGGAGGAGGCGCGCAGGGGGGTGCTGCTGGGGGGAAGCTTCGTTGCGAATCGCTGCGGCTGGAGGGTACCGCAGCGGGAGGCGTGGAGAGCGCCGCCGGCATCCTGCTGCTAA
- a CDS encoding AsmA family protein — MESAAGILLLREGWLARKGERLVTGLSGKATLSRKGNGVSAIGALSEAPGEGGAVVGSLRLPFDVTLSSHLKPVAMHSSGFSARVYGVPVDGHISYEAQRPEPLSAALRVAQAKLTSLNPFLQRHDLQATAGTASGTAVLAGKNAQELKLSGRIALAGITGKRGKDPVAVKEGVVTVALRQQGGHRQASGEANLAGIAFGSRSGDARFRYRLEDEQVSLEGVQARLGAARVAATRIAGRLPPRVASAGRVPLVVELEGGTWHQGDLELSGLSGRTRGDMVTSGAEKWLEGTATLFSRAVTMKGYAAGGAQLQARFDRAGGHAGLSGKFLGGELDAEAVFRPFAPEGGVTFKATLQDGGAAQAASFLPKTAIIRPTAGHLEVRSSGTYSGKRGVECRFETRGRGLAFSKSGKSALSGASLFLSGSYSTGKLSIGEGLFSPGKGVALRARGQVAELFSSKRSGIITFSLPGTPVEALVDATVNLIPPALQEATLKGALSADATLEFREGRQLLEGVVDVRDARIESAPQKLAMSDINGRIPVSLDLSGKSASQPKDTREFSRGNYQRLLGQLGGLPAGGEQFTVGRTVFGTLELGKLTLQLRASQGLMEIAPLRTTLYDGAILGSGYLAVRDKPTYRVDLLVNGLSLKKLCRSLPSLQGYISGRVDGVISVRGVGGGILGMTGFVDLWAREGGGEKMLVSKEFLQRLAKQKLSGFFLTRDRAYDEAEIKANLQEGDLSFNTLKIVNTNFFGVKDLNVNIAPTQNRIALEHLLESIKEAAVRGKPATGEPPAEKAPAKQELVPEFKWEE, encoded by the coding sequence GTGGAGAGCGCCGCCGGCATCCTGCTGCTAAGGGAGGGGTGGCTGGCGAGGAAGGGGGAACGGCTGGTCACGGGGCTCTCGGGGAAGGCGACGCTCTCCCGGAAGGGAAACGGGGTGTCCGCCATCGGGGCGCTTTCAGAGGCGCCTGGGGAGGGGGGGGCGGTCGTCGGCTCCCTCCGCCTGCCCTTCGACGTCACCCTTTCCTCGCACCTGAAGCCGGTGGCGATGCACAGCTCCGGCTTCAGCGCCCGGGTCTACGGTGTTCCCGTGGACGGCCACATCTCGTATGAAGCGCAGCGGCCTGAACCGCTGTCGGCTGCACTGAGAGTGGCGCAGGCGAAGCTCACCTCCCTGAACCCTTTCCTGCAACGCCATGACCTGCAGGCGACCGCGGGCACCGCATCGGGAACCGCCGTGTTGGCCGGAAAGAACGCGCAGGAGCTGAAGCTCTCGGGAAGAATCGCGCTTGCCGGCATCACGGGGAAGCGGGGCAAAGACCCGGTTGCGGTCAAGGAGGGGGTGGTCACGGTCGCACTGCGGCAGCAGGGGGGACACCGGCAGGCCTCCGGTGAGGCGAACCTGGCAGGGATCGCCTTTGGTTCCCGGAGCGGGGATGCACGTTTCCGCTACCGGCTGGAGGACGAGCAGGTGAGCCTGGAGGGGGTACAGGCGCGGCTGGGAGCGGCGAGAGTGGCGGCCACCCGTATCGCCGGCCGGTTACCGCCTCGAGTTGCCTCCGCCGGGCGCGTTCCGCTGGTCGTGGAGCTCGAAGGGGGGACGTGGCACCAGGGTGACCTTGAACTTTCCGGCCTCTCGGGGCGGACCCGGGGGGACATGGTCACGTCAGGAGCGGAAAAATGGCTGGAGGGGACTGCCACCCTCTTTTCCCGCGCCGTCACCATGAAAGGGTACGCCGCGGGGGGCGCTCAGCTGCAGGCGAGGTTCGACAGAGCGGGGGGGCATGCCGGGCTGAGCGGGAAGTTTCTGGGGGGGGAGCTTGATGCAGAGGCGGTTTTCCGTCCCTTTGCTCCGGAGGGGGGCGTCACCTTCAAGGCCACCCTGCAGGATGGGGGTGCGGCCCAGGCGGCGTCCTTTTTACCTAAGACGGCAATCATCCGCCCGACCGCGGGGCACCTGGAGGTCAGGAGTTCCGGTACCTACTCGGGCAAAAGGGGGGTGGAGTGCCGATTCGAGACCAGGGGACGCGGGCTCGCCTTCTCCAAAAGCGGCAAGAGCGCATTGTCAGGAGCCTCCCTCTTCCTGTCGGGGAGCTACTCGACTGGGAAGCTTTCCATCGGAGAGGGGCTGTTTTCGCCGGGAAAAGGGGTGGCGCTGCGGGCGCGGGGGCAGGTGGCGGAGCTCTTCTCCTCCAAGCGCAGTGGGATCATCACCTTTTCCCTTCCCGGCACCCCGGTGGAAGCCCTGGTTGACGCCACCGTGAACCTCATCCCCCCGGCACTCCAGGAGGCGACGCTCAAAGGGGCGCTCTCGGCGGATGCAACGCTGGAATTCCGGGAGGGGCGGCAACTTCTGGAAGGGGTCGTCGATGTGCGCGACGCACGTATCGAATCGGCACCCCAGAAGCTGGCCATGAGCGATATCAACGGCAGGATTCCTGTCTCCTTGGATCTTTCAGGGAAGAGCGCCTCGCAGCCCAAAGACACCAGGGAGTTCAGCAGGGGGAACTACCAGCGCCTGCTGGGGCAATTGGGGGGGCTCCCCGCAGGAGGCGAGCAGTTCACGGTGGGACGGACGGTATTCGGCACCCTGGAACTGGGCAAACTGACCCTCCAGTTGCGCGCCTCGCAGGGGCTCATGGAAATCGCTCCCCTCCGCACCACCCTCTATGACGGCGCCATCCTGGGCTCCGGCTACCTTGCCGTCAGGGATAAACCGACCTACCGCGTGGACCTGCTGGTCAACGGGCTCAGCCTGAAGAAACTCTGCCGCAGCCTCCCCAGCCTCCAAGGGTACATCTCAGGGCGGGTGGACGGCGTGATCAGCGTCAGGGGCGTGGGAGGGGGCATCCTGGGGATGACCGGGTTCGTCGACCTCTGGGCACGCGAGGGGGGGGGCGAGAAGATGCTGGTCAGCAAGGAGTTCCTGCAGCGCCTGGCAAAGCAGAAGCTGAGCGGATTTTTCCTGACCCGCGACCGCGCCTATGACGAGGCGGAGATCAAGGCGAACCTGCAGGAGGGGGACCTGAGTTTCAACACCCTGAAGATCGTCAACACCAATTTTTTCGGGGTGAAGGATCTGAACGTGAACATCGCGCCGACGCAGAACCGGATCGCCCTGGAGCACCTGCTTGAGTCGATCAAGGAGGCCGCGGTGCGCGGAAAGCCCGCAACCGGTGAGCCGCCGGCGGAGAAGGCGCCGGCGAAACAGGAACTGGTGCCGGAGTTCAAGTGGGAAGAGTGA
- a CDS encoding DUF1318 domain-containing protein, with the protein MNRKLIKLLLALACFSLAACAVITVNVYFPEKAAKEAYKSLDDMLLKSGEKPATPAPAPGLPPAAPLDKPQSRLFDSLPEFSLVAQAFAADADADAEALAVELSSMPEVLKAYDEMSKRLPRLNALFASGAVGISKQGLVVVPPSAKGKLGPQDEALLAAENQSRKTVVLSMAKAILKLQKQKESKEALNLVMAKAAVTYADTKREAAQPGWWMQLQNDRWVQK; encoded by the coding sequence ATGAACAGAAAATTGATCAAGTTGCTGCTGGCCCTTGCCTGTTTCTCCCTTGCCGCCTGCGCGGTGATCACGGTCAACGTCTACTTCCCCGAGAAGGCCGCCAAGGAAGCCTACAAGTCGCTGGACGACATGCTCCTAAAGAGCGGGGAGAAGCCGGCCACCCCGGCCCCTGCGCCGGGACTGCCGCCGGCCGCACCCCTCGACAAACCGCAGAGTCGGCTTTTTGACAGTCTGCCGGAGTTCTCGTTGGTGGCCCAGGCTTTTGCCGCGGATGCCGATGCCGACGCGGAAGCGCTGGCAGTCGAGCTTTCCAGCATGCCGGAGGTTCTGAAGGCCTACGACGAGATGAGCAAGCGTCTCCCGAGGCTGAACGCCCTCTTCGCCAGCGGGGCCGTCGGGATCTCGAAACAGGGGCTGGTGGTGGTTCCCCCCTCTGCCAAGGGGAAACTCGGGCCGCAGGATGAGGCCTTGCTGGCCGCTGAAAACCAGAGCCGCAAGACGGTGGTGCTCAGCATGGCCAAGGCGATTCTGAAGCTGCAGAAGCAAAAAGAAAGCAAGGAGGCGCTCAACCTGGTCATGGCGAAAGCGGCGGTTACCTATGCCGACACCAAGCGGGAAGCAGCCCAGCCGGGGTGGTGGATGCAGCTGCAGAACGACCGGTGGGTGCAGAAGTAG
- the radC gene encoding RadC family protein — protein sequence MSGGIKCWPEAERPREKLMQRGASALSEAELLALILGSGNAASRRSALDLGRELMLQFKSLRALADASYLEIQQVKGIGPAKATCILAALDLSRRIREKERRPIESFERFTSASQVFEHLNHEFRDRHTEQFMALLLDGKNRIITRALISEGSLNQSIVHPREVFNAAVRQSAAAMILLHNHPTGDPAPSLEDLEVTRRLCDAGHLMGIRVLDHIIIGENEFYSFADHGQL from the coding sequence ATGAGCGGCGGAATCAAGTGCTGGCCCGAAGCGGAGCGTCCACGCGAGAAGCTGATGCAACGAGGCGCCTCGGCTCTGTCCGAGGCGGAGCTGCTGGCGCTGATCCTGGGCAGCGGCAATGCCGCCAGCCGCCGCAGCGCTCTCGACCTGGGGCGCGAGCTGATGCTCCAGTTCAAGTCGCTGCGCGCCCTCGCCGACGCCTCCTACCTGGAAATCCAGCAGGTGAAGGGAATCGGCCCGGCCAAAGCGACCTGCATCCTCGCCGCGCTCGACCTTTCCCGGCGCATCCGCGAGAAGGAGCGGCGCCCCATCGAATCGTTCGAGCGCTTCACCTCTGCGTCCCAGGTCTTCGAGCACTTGAACCATGAATTCAGGGACCGCCACACCGAGCAGTTCATGGCGCTGCTTCTGGACGGTAAAAACCGGATCATCACCCGCGCCCTCATCTCAGAGGGGTCGCTGAACCAGAGCATCGTGCACCCGCGCGAGGTCTTCAACGCCGCCGTGCGCCAGTCCGCAGCCGCCATGATCCTTTTGCACAACCATCCAACCGGTGACCCTGCCCCCAGTCTCGAAGACCTCGAGGTGACACGGCGGCTGTGCGACGCCGGGCACCTCATGGGGATCAGGGTGCTCGACCACATCATCATCGGCGAGAACGAGTTCTACAGTTTCGCCGACCACGGTCAGCTCTAG
- a CDS encoding DUF47 domain-containing protein has product MFGLMPKEEKFFAMFREMSHNIIEGAQLLKDMLDNFDDPVASQRKIKDVEHKGDTITHDIIKKLNKSFITPFDREDIYALSAALDDILDLIDASAQRFVMYNVEKPTPESKELAFLILKACQTIDKTVAVLGGKLEPISAYCIEVNALENEADRVCREAISRLFAEEKDPIQLIKWKEIYETLETATDKCEDAANILESVVVKNA; this is encoded by the coding sequence ATGTTTGGGTTGATGCCAAAAGAAGAAAAGTTTTTCGCCATGTTCAGGGAAATGTCCCACAACATCATCGAAGGGGCCCAGCTCCTGAAGGACATGCTCGACAACTTTGACGATCCGGTGGCCAGCCAGCGCAAGATAAAGGACGTTGAGCACAAGGGCGACACCATCACCCACGACATCATCAAGAAGCTCAACAAGAGCTTCATCACCCCCTTCGACCGTGAAGATATCTATGCCCTCTCCGCGGCCCTCGACGACATCCTCGACCTGATCGACGCCTCGGCCCAGCGCTTCGTCATGTACAACGTAGAGAAGCCGACGCCCGAGTCGAAGGAGCTTGCGTTCCTGATCCTCAAGGCCTGCCAGACCATCGACAAGACCGTCGCGGTCCTGGGCGGGAAGCTGGAGCCGATCAGCGCCTACTGCATCGAGGTGAACGCCCTCGAGAACGAGGCGGACCGCGTCTGCCGCGAAGCGATCAGCCGTCTCTTCGCCGAGGAGAAGGATCCGATCCAGCTCATCAAGTGGAAGGAGATCTACGAGACGCTGGAGACCGCAACGGACAAGTGCGAGGATGCCGCGAACATCCTGGAAAGCGTGGTGGTAAAAAATGCCTGA
- a CDS encoding inorganic phosphate transporter produces MPEVTLVLLVAVIGAALLFDYINGFHDTANAIATCVSTRALTVRTAIFMAAGLNFLGAMISTKVAATIGKGIVDASSITQMVVLAGILGAIIWNLITWYYGLPSSSSHAIIGGLVGSVVAHAGSGALHWAGLKKIVTVLVISPIVGAFFGFMFMVGMMWAFRNKAPYNLNKVFRKLQILSAAVMAFSHGTADAQKSMGVITMALLSYGSITTFDVPNWVKMSCAIAMGLGTAAGGWRIIKTVGHDFVKLQPVHGFCVETASAAVILGASAMGLPTSTTHVITSSILGVGLTKRISAVNWGVAYRIVTAWVITIPASGFVGFVSYIVLSPFLGK; encoded by the coding sequence ATGCCTGAGGTCACACTGGTCCTGCTGGTGGCCGTCATCGGCGCGGCCCTGCTGTTCGACTACATAAACGGCTTCCACGACACAGCCAATGCCATCGCTACCTGCGTCTCCACCCGCGCGCTCACCGTCAGGACGGCGATCTTCATGGCCGCCGGACTCAACTTCCTGGGTGCCATGATCTCCACCAAGGTCGCTGCTACCATCGGCAAGGGGATCGTCGACGCCAGCAGCATCACCCAGATGGTCGTGCTTGCCGGCATTCTCGGCGCCATCATCTGGAATCTGATCACCTGGTACTACGGGCTCCCCTCTTCCTCCTCCCACGCCATCATCGGCGGACTGGTCGGCTCGGTGGTCGCCCATGCCGGCAGCGGTGCGCTGCACTGGGCCGGTCTCAAGAAGATCGTGACCGTGCTCGTCATCTCGCCCATCGTGGGTGCCTTCTTCGGCTTCATGTTCATGGTCGGCATGATGTGGGCCTTCAGGAACAAGGCGCCCTACAACCTGAACAAGGTGTTCCGCAAGCTGCAGATCCTTTCCGCCGCGGTCATGGCCTTCTCCCACGGCACGGCCGACGCACAGAAGTCGATGGGGGTCATCACGATGGCACTGCTGAGCTACGGTTCCATCACCACCTTCGATGTCCCCAACTGGGTGAAGATGTCGTGCGCCATCGCCATGGGGCTTGGCACCGCCGCCGGCGGCTGGAGGATTATTAAGACCGTCGGACATGACTTCGTGAAATTGCAGCCGGTGCACGGTTTCTGCGTGGAGACCGCTTCGGCGGCGGTCATCCTGGGCGCATCGGCCATGGGGCTTCCCACCAGCACCACGCACGTGATCACTTCCTCCATCCTCGGCGTCGGGCTCACCAAGAGGATTTCGGCGGTCAACTGGGGCGTCGCCTACCGCATCGTCACGGCATGGGTGATCACCATTCCGGCTTCGGGCTTCGTGGGTTTTGTAAGCTACATCGTGTTGTCACCATTTCTGGGCAAGTGA
- a CDS encoding DUF2062 domain-containing protein gives MLNKERWKKRIYGILSLDSHPGHIAAGFAVGVFISFTPFFGLHTPLAIAAAFLLRLNKLTCITGAWVNTPITVVPILGVSYKLGAFLRGRPIKDLPLAGGLEWHNLERYAKSLILGSSILGFFAAIIAYFLCYYLVIRFRAKDAAQAELAKEMTEVGEELE, from the coding sequence TTGCTGAACAAAGAACGCTGGAAAAAAAGGATCTACGGCATCCTCTCGCTCGACAGCCATCCGGGGCACATAGCCGCCGGATTCGCGGTCGGCGTGTTCATCAGCTTCACCCCGTTCTTCGGCCTCCACACCCCTCTCGCCATCGCGGCAGCCTTTCTCCTCAGACTCAACAAGCTCACCTGCATCACCGGGGCCTGGGTCAACACCCCCATCACGGTGGTCCCCATCCTGGGGGTGAGCTACAAGCTGGGCGCCTTCCTGCGCGGCCGACCCATCAAGGACCTCCCGCTCGCGGGGGGGCTCGAGTGGCATAACCTGGAGCGCTACGCCAAGTCCCTGATCCTCGGTTCCTCCATCCTCGGCTTCTTCGCCGCCATCATCGCCTACTTCCTTTGCTATTACCTCGTCATACGGTTCCGCGCCAAGGACGCCGCCCAGGCGGAACTCGCCAAGGAGATGACCGAGGTGGGCGAAGAACTGGAATAG
- the proB gene encoding glutamate 5-kinase, which translates to MRKELLKKVKRIVVKIGSGVLTCEDNGIDPAFLDGLASQIAGLRARGIEVVVVSSGAVAAGRQALGLPDRPRTLPQKQAAAAIGQSRLMRAYEEAFSAYELKVAQILLTRDDLANRRRFQNARGTLDTLLSCGIVPVINENDTVVVDELKFGDNDNLSALVTNLVEAQLLLIMTDIDGLYTADPRTDPGATLIHQVGAVTREMERGAGGSGTSVGTGGMATKLAAAKKVVKSGVAAIIFAGKGEGNLARVMGGELLGTLFLPAGESLNRRKHWIAFTIKPAGSLVVDAGARGALATHGKSLLPSGIARVEGRFDRGACVRVVDPEGVEFARGIVDYSSQEIEKISRHKSNEIEQILGFRYGDDVIHRDNLVLL; encoded by the coding sequence ATGCGTAAGGAACTGCTCAAGAAGGTAAAGAGAATCGTGGTGAAGATCGGCTCCGGCGTCCTGACCTGCGAGGATAACGGCATAGACCCGGCGTTCCTGGACGGGCTCGCCTCGCAGATAGCGGGGCTGCGCGCCCGGGGGATCGAGGTGGTCGTGGTCTCCTCCGGCGCCGTGGCCGCCGGGCGCCAGGCGCTCGGCCTTCCGGACCGGCCGCGGACCCTGCCGCAGAAGCAGGCGGCCGCCGCCATCGGCCAATCGCGCCTCATGCGCGCCTACGAGGAGGCGTTCTCCGCCTATGAGCTGAAAGTCGCCCAGATCCTGCTGACCCGCGACGACCTCGCCAACCGGCGCCGTTTCCAGAACGCCCGCGGCACCCTGGATACCCTCCTCTCCTGCGGCATCGTCCCGGTCATCAACGAGAACGACACCGTCGTGGTCGACGAGCTGAAGTTCGGGGACAACGACAACCTTTCCGCCCTGGTGACCAACCTGGTCGAGGCGCAGCTCCTTTTGATCATGACCGACATCGACGGTCTCTACACCGCCGACCCGCGCACCGATCCGGGCGCCACGCTGATCCACCAGGTGGGCGCGGTGACCCGCGAGATGGAGCGCGGGGCGGGGGGAAGCGGCACCAGTGTCGGCACCGGAGGCATGGCGACCAAGCTCGCCGCCGCCAAGAAGGTGGTGAAATCCGGCGTCGCCGCCATCATCTTCGCCGGCAAGGGTGAGGGGAACCTGGCGCGGGTCATGGGGGGGGAGCTGCTCGGGACCCTGTTCCTGCCCGCGGGAGAGTCGCTGAACCGGCGCAAGCACTGGATCGCCTTCACCATCAAGCCGGCGGGGAGCCTCGTCGTCGATGCCGGCGCCCGCGGCGCCCTCGCCACCCACGGCAAGAGCCTGCTCCCCTCGGGGATAGCGAGGGTCGAGGGGCGTTTCGACCGCGGCGCCTGTGTCAGGGTCGTCGACCCGGAGGGGGTCGAGTTCGCGCGCGGCATCGTGGACTACTCAAGCCAGGAGATCGAGAAGATCAGCCGTCACAAGAGCAACGAGATCGAGCAGATCCTCGGTTTCCGCTACGGCGACGACGTCATCCACCGGGACAATCTCGTTTTGTTGTAA